A genomic window from Arvicanthis niloticus isolate mArvNil1 chromosome 25, mArvNil1.pat.X, whole genome shotgun sequence includes:
- the LOC143438584 gene encoding uncharacterized protein LOC143438584, whose product MPRKPVIEKRSQTNLKDPVENTVTYDDVVVNFTREEWALLDTSQKRLYKDVMLETYRNLSVIGYKWEDHNIEEHSENYGKHNRHLQSDEPINTGEKPFECMQYGGAIARNNHLQIHKKTGTECFVYYTGLQIQRRTHSGEKLYDCSQCGKVFYCQSLLQKHKKTHTGEKPYVCNHCNKAFADRYALQRHKRKHTGEKPYVCNHCGKAFAYQTNLQIHKRTHTGEKPYECNQCAKAFTRLSHLQRHKRTHTGEKPYECNYCGKAFAACYALQIHKRTHTGEKPYVCNQCGKAFAQDNNLQKHRRTHTGEKPYECNQCSKAFAQYNQLQVHKIIHTGEKPYECNQCGKAFTQYTTLQIHRRTHSGEKPYECNQCSKAFVSYGYLQVHRRRHTGEKPYECNQCGKAFSSYGYLQVHRRTHTGEKPYECDQCGKAFVSSGCLRVHRKTHTGRKPYECDQCGKGFHCNSNLQKHKRLHNGEKPYECNQCDKAFASYYYLQEHRRTHTGEKPYKCDQCGKSFTYISNFQRHKRSHTGEKPYECNQCGKHFEYNALFQKHKRLHNGEKPYECNQCDKAFTSYYYLQVHRRTHT is encoded by the exons aatacaGTGACATATGATGATGTAGTGGTGAATTTTACTCGGGAAGAGTGGGCATTGCTGGATACTTCCCAGAAGAggctctacaaagatgtgatgctagAGACCTACAGGAACCTCTCTGTAATAG GCTATAAGTGGGAAGATCACAATATTGAAGAACATTCTGAAAATTATGGAAAACATAACAG GCATCTTCAAAGTGATGAACCGAttaatactggagagaaaccttttgaATGTATGCAATATGGTGGAGCCATTGCAAGAAACAATCACCTTCAGATACATAAAAAAACGGGTACTGAATGCTTTGTGTATTATACTGGTCTTCAGATACAGAGAAGAACACACTCTGGAGAAAAGCTGTATGATTGTAgccaatgtggtaaagtcttttaTTGTCAAAGTCTTCTTCAAAagcataaaaaaacacatactggagagaagccctatgtaTGTAACCACTGTAATAAAGCCTTTGCAGATCGCTATGCTCTTCAGaggcataaaagaaaacatactggagagaaaccttatgtaTGTAACCACTGTGGAAAAGCCTTTGCATATCAGACCaatcttcaaatacataaaaggacacatactggagagaaaccatatgaatgtaaccaatgtgccAAAGCCTTTACACGACTCAGTCATCTTCAaaggcataaaagaacacatactggagagaaaccctatgaatgtaactactgtggtaaagcctttgcagctTGCTATGctcttcaaatacataaaagaacacatactggagagaaaccttatgtatgtaaccaatgtggcaaagcctttgctCAAGACAATAATCTTCaaaaacatagaagaacacatactggagagaaaccctatgagtgTAACCAATGTAGCAAAGCCTTTGCACAATACAATCAGCTTCAAGTACATAAGataatacatactggagagaaaccctatgaatgtaaccagtgtggcaaagcctttacacAGTACACTACTCTTCAaatacatagaagaacacattctggagagaaaccctatgagtgTAACCAATGTAGCAAAGCCTTTGTAAGCTATGGTTATCTTCAAGTACATAGAAGAagacatactggagaaaaaccctatGAGTGTaaccaatgtggcaaagccttttcaaGCTATGGTTATCTCCAAgtacatagaagaacacatactggagagaaaccctatgaatgtgaccaatgtggcaaagcctttgtaAGCTCTGGTTGCCTTCGAGTACATAGAAAAACACATACTGGAAggaaaccctatgaatgtgacCAGTGTGGTAAAGGCTTTCACTGTAACTCCAaccttcaaaaacataaaagactacataatggagagaaaccctatgaatgtaaccaatgtgacAAAGCCTTTGCAAGCTATTATTATCTTCaggaacatagaagaacacatactggagagaaaccctataaatGTGACCAATGTGGTAAAAGCTTTACATATATCAGCaattttcaaagacataaaagatcacatactggagagaaaccctatgaatgtaaccaatgtggtaaacaCTTTGAGTATAATGCCCtctttcaaaaacataaaagactacataatggagagaaaccctatgaatgtaaccaatgtgacAAAGCCTTTACAAGCTATTATTATCTTCAAgtacatagaagaacacatacttga